The following coding sequences are from one Actinomycetota bacterium window:
- a CDS encoding GtrA family protein, which translates to MAKFGIVGAFNTALDFGLFNLLYVGLGWPALGANSASVAVAATSSFFMNRHWTFRHRARTDLRREYSLFFLLNGVGLLIATACILVVEKGLGQTGPLWLNIAKVAGLVLGMVFRFTTYKRFVFLSPERAAARSLAEGSVAEIDDDDRDDAQPATPRTRVSS; encoded by the coding sequence ATGGCCAAGTTCGGCATCGTCGGCGCCTTCAACACCGCCCTCGACTTCGGGCTCTTCAACCTGCTCTATGTTGGCCTGGGCTGGCCCGCCCTCGGCGCCAACTCGGCCTCGGTCGCGGTCGCCGCCACCTCCTCGTTCTTCATGAACCGGCACTGGACCTTCCGGCACCGGGCCCGGACCGACCTGCGCCGCGAGTACAGCCTGTTCTTCCTCCTGAACGGGGTCGGGCTGCTGATCGCCACCGCCTGCATCCTGGTGGTGGAGAAGGGCCTGGGCCAGACCGGGCCGCTGTGGCTCAACATCGCCAAGGTGGCCGGGCTGGTCCTGGGCATGGTCTTCCGGTTCACGACCTACAAGCGGTTCGTGTTCCTGTCCCCGGAGCGGGCCGCCGCCCGCTCGCTGGCCGAGGGGTCGGTGGCCGAGATCGACGACGACGACCGCGACGACGCTCAGCCGGCCACGCCGCGCACCCGCGTCTCGTCGTAG
- a CDS encoding DUF2079 domain-containing protein has translation MPPPVRPTRPVPRWHGDWLPAADLSLDEERAATVSFDRRGRCRLTLALDRPATDADLAALEDAADVLPNLHLYDLDDTADYPERHAEAFGLAEPLIPDAFNHAAEVELLAPPGGRPPPRRLGRFGLPAVTAGSGVAAGSGLTAGSGVVDSARLSTSPSATLPDRGPGTAGGPRVERALLDAGRRLVAATRISASTLCGLALGLAVTVFVVAFVGATWTAHARFGTYGFDVGIYDQATWLLSQGRAPFVTVRGLDLFGQQAAYIMVLVAPLYRLWADPRLLLLLQVLFLALPAPILYRLGTRRLGHPAAGLAVAVAYLAYPGVQWAISWQFHPEAIAAGLLALAVAAADGRRHRAMALWLALAALCGEELGLVVAGFGLLLAVGGRRAVGWRTAGAGLAWFLVATYVLVPLHAGRATRLFETDYGIAGSGPRALLAALPTMAGHALQTGLANDGLFYLLLVFLPLLGLPLLAPRWLLPVAPPLLLNLAAVQPEHHQLRFHYLATAAPLLAAGAVAGLAWVRSARRPLLAPALVLLVLVAGFTSWRYGPAPWARDPVAIPAGPTDQARRAALALVDEGAPVSAQFNLVPHLGHRVEVYEWPNPFRAVNWGVAGDEHSGATLERLRFVVVQRDLLGEQDQELLGELQGDPAWRTAMDRDGVVVLERQEAVP, from the coding sequence ATGCCCCCTCCGGTCCGCCCCACCCGGCCGGTGCCGCGGTGGCACGGCGATTGGCTGCCCGCGGCCGACCTGTCGCTGGACGAGGAGCGGGCGGCGACCGTCTCCTTTGACCGGCGGGGCCGCTGCCGCCTGACCCTGGCCCTGGACCGGCCCGCGACCGACGCCGACCTGGCCGCCCTCGAGGACGCGGCCGACGTCCTGCCCAACCTGCACCTGTACGACCTCGACGACACGGCCGACTACCCCGAGCGCCACGCCGAGGCGTTCGGGCTCGCCGAGCCGCTGATCCCCGACGCCTTCAACCACGCCGCCGAGGTCGAGCTGCTGGCCCCGCCGGGCGGCCGCCCGCCGCCCCGGCGCCTGGGCCGGTTCGGGCTGCCCGCCGTGACCGCCGGGTCCGGCGTGGCCGCCGGGTCCGGGCTGACCGCCGGGTCCGGGGTTGTGGACAGCGCCAGGCTCTCCACCTCGCCGTCGGCTACCCTCCCGGATCGGGGGCCCGGAACGGCGGGTGGGCCGCGGGTCGAGCGTGCCCTGCTCGACGCCGGGCGCCGGCTGGTCGCCGCCACCCGGATCTCGGCGTCGACCCTGTGCGGGCTCGCCCTCGGCCTGGCCGTGACCGTCTTCGTCGTCGCCTTCGTCGGCGCCACCTGGACGGCCCATGCCCGCTTCGGGACCTACGGCTTCGACGTGGGCATCTACGACCAGGCGACCTGGCTGCTGTCGCAGGGGCGGGCGCCGTTCGTGACCGTCCGCGGCCTCGACCTGTTCGGCCAGCAGGCCGCCTACATCATGGTCCTGGTCGCGCCCCTGTACCGGCTGTGGGCCGACCCGCGCCTGCTGCTGCTCCTCCAGGTCCTGTTCCTGGCCCTGCCGGCGCCGATCCTGTACCGGCTCGGGACGCGCCGGCTCGGCCACCCGGCGGCCGGCCTGGCCGTGGCCGTGGCCTACCTGGCCTATCCGGGGGTCCAGTGGGCGATCAGCTGGCAGTTCCATCCCGAGGCCATCGCCGCTGGCCTGCTCGCCCTGGCCGTGGCGGCCGCCGACGGCCGCCGGCACCGGGCCATGGCGCTGTGGCTGGCCCTGGCCGCGCTCTGCGGCGAGGAGCTTGGGCTGGTCGTGGCCGGGTTCGGGCTGCTGCTGGCCGTCGGCGGCCGGCGGGCGGTCGGCTGGCGCACGGCCGGGGCCGGGCTGGCCTGGTTCCTGGTCGCCACCTACGTGCTGGTGCCGCTGCACGCCGGCCGGGCGACGCGGCTGTTCGAGACCGACTACGGCATCGCCGGGAGCGGCCCCCGGGCGCTGCTGGCGGCCCTGCCCACCATGGCCGGGCACGCCCTCCAGACCGGCCTGGCCAACGACGGCCTGTTCTACCTGCTGCTGGTGTTCCTCCCGCTGCTCGGGCTGCCCCTGCTGGCCCCGAGGTGGCTGCTCCCGGTGGCCCCGCCGCTGCTGCTCAACCTGGCCGCGGTCCAGCCCGAGCACCACCAGCTCCGCTTCCACTACCTGGCCACGGCCGCGCCCCTGCTGGCCGCCGGGGCGGTGGCCGGGCTGGCCTGGGTCCGCTCGGCCCGCCGGCCCCTGCTCGCGCCCGCGCTGGTCCTGCTGGTGCTGGTGGCCGGCTTCACCAGCTGGCGCTACGGGCCGGCGCCGTGGGCCCGCGACCCGGTGGCCATCCCGGCCGGGCCGACCGACCAGGCCCGACGGGCGGCGCTGGCCCTGGTCGACGAGGGGGCGCCGGTCAGCGCCCAGTTCAACCTGGTCCCCCACCTGGGCCACCGGGTGGAGGTGTACGAGTGGCCCAACCCGTTCCGGGCGGTCAACTGGGGCGTGGCCGGCGACGAGCACTCCGGGGCGACGCTGGAGCGGCTCCGGTTCGTGGTCGTCCAGCGCGACCTGCTGGGCGAGCAGGACCAGGAGCTGCTCGGCGAGCTGCAGGGCGACCCGGCCTGGCGGACGGCCATGGACCGCGACGGCGTGGTCGTGCTGGAACGCCAGGAGGCCGTGCCGTGA
- a CDS encoding glycosyltransferase — translation MTGGPAGAGDPAAGSTLSIVLPCLDEAGRLPGTLAAYQAHFPPSRAEVELLVVDDGSTDGTTVIADQVAATDPRVRVIRTTHNHGKGYAVRTGIQAAQGELVVFTDADGSYGPEQLERVVAALERAPVAIGARLGSQAGAGPPVRRLASRVFNRVMRLLLGLPFHDTQCGLKGFRRDAAEALFARARVDGFAFDAEALLVARRLGIEVVEVPVVAEERQGSKVRLSGDALQMLADVWKVRRAAARGVYDETRVRGVAG, via the coding sequence GTGACCGGCGGGCCGGCCGGCGCCGGCGACCCGGCGGCCGGGTCGACCCTCTCGATCGTGCTCCCCTGCCTGGACGAGGCCGGGCGGCTCCCGGGCACGCTGGCCGCCTACCAGGCCCACTTCCCGCCCAGCCGGGCCGAGGTCGAGCTGCTGGTGGTCGACGACGGCTCTACCGACGGGACCACGGTGATCGCCGACCAGGTCGCGGCCACCGACCCGCGGGTCCGGGTGATCCGCACCACCCACAACCACGGCAAGGGCTACGCGGTCCGGACCGGCATCCAGGCCGCCCAGGGCGAGCTGGTGGTGTTCACCGACGCCGACGGCTCCTACGGGCCCGAGCAGCTGGAACGGGTGGTGGCCGCCCTGGAGCGGGCCCCGGTGGCCATCGGCGCCCGCCTGGGCAGCCAGGCCGGCGCCGGGCCGCCAGTGCGCCGGCTGGCCAGCCGGGTCTTCAACCGGGTGATGCGGCTGCTGCTGGGGCTGCCCTTCCACGACACCCAGTGCGGGCTCAAGGGCTTCCGCCGCGACGCCGCCGAGGCGCTGTTCGCCCGGGCCCGTGTCGACGGGTTCGCCTTCGACGCCGAGGCCCTGCTGGTGGCCCGGCGCCTGGGCATCGAGGTGGTCGAGGTGCCGGTGGTGGCCGAGGAGCGCCAGGGCAGCAAGGTCCGCCTGAGCGGGGACGCGCTGCAGATGCTGGCCGACGTGTGGAAGGTCCGCCGGGCGGCGGCCCGGGGCGTCTACGACGAGACGCGGGTGCGCGGCGTGGCCGGCTGA